One segment of Corynebacterium caspium DSM 44850 DNA contains the following:
- a CDS encoding PTS sugar transporter subunit IIA — protein MSTAPSWEFSEDRALVRQAVANWETAIDLLGEILIAKGNASAEYIAAIKNSIKAPGGTYIDLGFGIALAHARPEAGVKSTGIAVLRLVEPVLLADDPAHPITVFIALAAQDSSTHLAVMQNLAQVLSDVPSRTQLLNATSAAEIMAALNKK, from the coding sequence ATGTCTACTGCCCCAAGCTGGGAATTTAGTGAAGACCGGGCCCTAGTACGCCAAGCTGTGGCCAACTGGGAAACTGCCATTGATTTATTAGGTGAGATCCTAATAGCTAAAGGCAATGCCAGTGCGGAATATATAGCTGCAATTAAGAACTCTATAAAGGCTCCCGGCGGTACCTATATTGATTTAGGTTTTGGTATTGCCCTAGCTCATGCGCGTCCAGAAGCCGGAGTGAAAAGCACCGGAATTGCGGTATTGCGCCTGGTTGAACCGGTATTGCTAGCCGATGATCCCGCACATCCCATTACCGTATTTATTGCTTTAGCTGCCCAAGATTCCAGCACCCATTTGGCAGTTATGCAGAATTTGGCACAGGTTTTAAGCGATGTGCCGTCTCGCACGCAGCTCCTAAATGCCACTAGTGCTGCAGAAATAATGGCTGCACTAAATAAAAAATAG
- a CDS encoding FtsW/RodA/SpoVE family cell cycle protein, with protein MNGIRKLFIRNTEMGLLIAASIVVAVLLVSLELGRNQVLTTDILWLIGGFIGVFTMAHIAMCFIAPYADQILLPIAALLNGIGLVVIYRLDLTTEMGLATRQVMWSFVGVALLIAVLLALKDHRSLTRYSYLLGLIGLILLALPLVWPTGNTVQSDARIWISIAGFSIQPGEFSKILLLMFFAQLLSNKRSLFNMAGHRFMGLEFPRLRDLAPILMVWAIAILIMAASNDFGPALLLFSTVLGMMFLSTGRTSWLLIGTVLVGLGGTAVYAVSDKIQTRVHNFMDPLADFHNSGYQLSQSLFALSSGGITGAGLGEGYPTLIPVVWTDFILSAIGEELGLAGLTAVLIAFALFISRIFKTSLIARDTYGKLLASGLALTITMQIFVVVGGISAMLPMTGLTTPFMSAGGSALMANYMLLAIVLRISHDARKPAVTVSGEVK; from the coding sequence ATGAACGGCATCCGCAAGCTCTTTATCCGCAATACTGAGATGGGCTTATTAATTGCTGCTTCCATTGTGGTAGCAGTGTTATTAGTAAGTTTAGAATTAGGCCGCAACCAGGTACTTACCACCGATATTTTATGGCTAATTGGGGGCTTTATTGGGGTATTTACTATGGCCCATATTGCCATGTGTTTTATTGCCCCTTATGCAGATCAAATACTTTTACCCATAGCCGCACTGCTTAATGGCATTGGTTTGGTGGTTATTTATCGGCTGGATTTAACCACGGAAATGGGCTTGGCTACGCGCCAAGTTATGTGGAGTTTTGTAGGTGTGGCGCTACTAATAGCAGTGCTTTTAGCGTTGAAGGATCATCGCAGTCTGACCCGCTACTCCTATCTCTTAGGCCTAATTGGGCTAATTCTTTTGGCCCTTCCTTTGGTGTGGCCTACCGGAAATACGGTGCAATCAGATGCCCGGATTTGGATTAGTATTGCTGGTTTTTCTATCCAGCCGGGGGAATTTTCTAAGATTTTACTCTTAATGTTCTTCGCCCAGCTGCTTAGTAATAAACGTTCCTTATTTAATATGGCCGGGCATCGTTTTATGGGCTTGGAATTCCCGCGCTTGCGTGATCTCGCCCCCATCTTGATGGTCTGGGCTATTGCCATTTTAATTATGGCAGCCTCTAATGATTTCGGCCCGGCGCTACTATTATTTAGCACCGTTTTAGGAATGATGTTCCTATCCACCGGGCGAACTTCGTGGCTACTTATTGGCACTGTTTTGGTGGGTTTAGGTGGTACCGCGGTATATGCAGTTTCAGATAAAATCCAAACCCGCGTACATAATTTTATGGATCCACTAGCTGATTTTCACAATTCTGGCTACCAGCTTTCCCAAAGCCTTTTTGCGCTTTCCTCTGGCGGTATTACCGGTGCAGGGCTAGGTGAAGGGTATCCCACCTTAATTCCTGTGGTGTGGACAGATTTTATTTTGTCAGCCATTGGTGAAGAACTCGGCCTAGCTGGTTTAACTGCCGTCCTAATTGCTTTTGCCCTATTTATTAGCCGTATATTTAAAACCTCATTAATTGCCCGCGATACTTATGGCAAATTATTAGCCAGCGGCTTAGCTTTAACCATTACGATGCAAATATTTGTGGTAGTAGGCGGTATTAGTGCCATGTTGCCCATGACCGGTCTCACCACCCCGTTTATGTCTGCTGGCGGTTCTGCACTTATGGCTAATTACATGCTGCTAGCTATTGTGTTGCGGATTTCTCATGATGCCCGTAAACCCGCAGTTACTGTTTCAGGAGAGGTGAAATAG
- a CDS encoding PTS ascorbate transporter subunit IIC, whose amino-acid sequence MNGFLELLLDIFRQPAVIVALIALIGLSVQRKKGSDIMKGTVRTLVGFLVLAAGAGVVSGSLEPFGAMFKQAFKVQGVVPNNEAIVGTVLVNYGSIAALIFFFGMIVNILLSMTSRFKYIYLSGHVAFYMAAMIAVICKVAGFNDWQAVLWGAIAQGLIVTISPALVQPFMKQVTGTNDVALGHTGGAGIALSGLVATLTRSKTKPSKSTEEINLPAGLGFLRDTTVITALSMGLIYVVVASFAGASFIESTLSEGTNFLVFSIMQAATFSAGVFIILAGVRVVLGEIVPAFKGISERLVKNAKPALDVPITFTFAPNAVLVGFFSSFIGGLVGMVIMALAGTAIVVPGVIAHFMTGGASGVIGNGVGGRRGATLGAFVNGLAITFLPLLLLPLLGELGFADATFSDADFGVAGVILGYLNQFGGQTAIIIGLLVSLVALYVASFLMSRRSSETPSETAVSQ is encoded by the coding sequence ATGAATGGCTTCCTAGAACTACTCCTAGATATATTTCGTCAACCTGCAGTTATTGTGGCGTTAATCGCCCTAATTGGGCTGAGCGTACAGCGCAAAAAGGGTAGCGACATCATGAAGGGTACCGTGCGTACCCTAGTTGGATTTTTGGTATTAGCCGCGGGGGCGGGCGTCGTAAGTGGTTCTTTGGAGCCCTTCGGTGCCATGTTCAAACAAGCTTTTAAAGTGCAAGGCGTGGTTCCCAATAATGAAGCAATTGTGGGAACAGTGCTGGTTAACTACGGTTCCATCGCAGCTTTGATCTTTTTCTTTGGCATGATTGTCAATATTTTATTGTCGATGACCTCGCGCTTTAAATATATTTACCTCTCCGGGCACGTGGCCTTCTATATGGCAGCCATGATCGCGGTAATTTGCAAAGTCGCCGGCTTTAATGACTGGCAAGCTGTGCTCTGGGGTGCCATCGCCCAAGGGCTCATCGTCACAATTTCCCCAGCCTTGGTGCAACCTTTCATGAAACAAGTAACCGGCACTAACGATGTCGCGTTAGGGCACACCGGCGGCGCTGGCATCGCACTTTCTGGCCTGGTGGCTACGCTCACGCGCAGTAAAACAAAGCCCTCTAAATCAACTGAGGAAATTAATCTCCCCGCCGGCCTTGGTTTCTTGCGCGATACCACAGTAATCACTGCGCTTTCCATGGGTTTGATATACGTGGTGGTAGCTAGTTTTGCCGGCGCTAGTTTTATTGAAAGCACCCTTAGCGAGGGCACCAATTTCCTAGTTTTCTCCATCATGCAAGCCGCCACTTTCTCCGCGGGCGTCTTTATTATTTTGGCCGGAGTTCGGGTAGTTCTCGGAGAAATCGTGCCGGCCTTCAAAGGCATTAGTGAACGCCTGGTCAAAAATGCCAAACCGGCCCTGGATGTCCCAATTACCTTCACTTTTGCCCCAAATGCCGTGCTAGTAGGCTTTTTCTCCAGCTTTATTGGCGGCCTAGTAGGCATGGTAATTATGGCCTTGGCAGGTACTGCCATCGTGGTGCCTGGAGTTATAGCTCACTTTATGACCGGCGGTGCTTCCGGAGTTATTGGCAATGGCGTAGGTGGGCGCCGTGGAGCCACCTTAGGGGCCTTTGTTAATGGCCTGGCCATTACTTTCTTGCCTCTACTCTTGCTGCCATTACTTGGAGAACTTGGCTTTGCCGATGCCACCTTCTCCGATGCAGACTTCGGGGTAGCTGGGGTAATCCTGGGTTATTTGAACCAATTTGGGGGCCAAACTGCCATTATTATCGGGCTCCTAGTCAGTTTGGTAGCCCTTTATGTGGCTTCCTTCTTGATGAGTCGCCGCAGCAGTGAAACCCCAAGCGAAACTGCGGTTTCACAGTAA
- a CDS encoding FHA domain-containing protein FhaB/FipA gives MDAVIITSIRLGLLVLLWVFILFALRALRRDLTPTPGVRNTVASQGAALASPVRSSGGPVSNISVIEGPLLGSHMDMTGLDSVVIGRSQECDFVLGDDFASSRHARLFRRGSDWYVEDLDSRNGTFISGVRIDQPERVGAGSDIRMGRSTVRLGA, from the coding sequence ATGGATGCCGTGATTATCACGTCAATCCGTTTGGGCCTGCTGGTATTGCTGTGGGTTTTTATTTTATTTGCCCTGCGCGCTTTGCGAAGGGATCTCACCCCCACACCTGGCGTGCGAAATACTGTGGCTAGCCAGGGTGCGGCTTTAGCTAGCCCGGTGCGCAGTAGTGGCGGCCCGGTTTCTAATATCAGCGTAATTGAAGGTCCACTTTTGGGCTCTCATATGGATATGACTGGCCTAGATAGTGTGGTCATTGGACGCAGTCAAGAGTGCGATTTTGTGCTTGGGGATGATTTTGCTTCTTCCCGGCATGCGCGGCTTTTCCGGCGTGGTTCTGATTGGTATGTAGAAGATTTAGATTCTCGCAATGGCACCTTTATTAGCGGGGTACGTATTGATCAACCTGAACGCGTTGGTGCTGGTAGTGATATTCGCATGGGTCGATCCACCGTGCGTTTGGGGGCTTAA
- a CDS encoding GntR family transcriptional regulator, producing the protein MSKEKAKYAAVRDDLRKRMRAMSTGDKIPSESQLCQEYQVSRITVRRAIDDLTQEGLLERVQGRGTYVVEPRYTERIQESFSDQVSGFYRQQAALGREVTTQVISNTVTRNPQAATALDLHPTAELICLERLRFVDNTLRQYVITYLPASRFPAVLSHDFSRGSLFEFLETHYQVSLTSNNLLVHLATVDEYLAPLLEVPENTAVLAIDSTVYSDQNTPIAFGIATHTPAYSQVSFAIHSGD; encoded by the coding sequence ATGTCTAAAGAAAAAGCAAAATACGCCGCAGTTCGCGATGACCTGCGTAAACGTATGCGCGCTATGTCCACCGGGGATAAAATTCCTTCCGAATCCCAGCTTTGCCAGGAATACCAAGTAAGCCGCATTACTGTCCGTCGTGCAATCGATGATCTCACCCAAGAAGGACTCTTAGAACGAGTCCAAGGCCGTGGCACCTATGTGGTGGAACCACGCTATACCGAAAGAATCCAAGAGTCTTTTTCAGACCAAGTAAGCGGATTTTATCGGCAACAAGCAGCCTTAGGACGCGAAGTAACCACCCAAGTTATCTCTAATACCGTCACTAGAAACCCCCAGGCAGCTACCGCTTTAGACTTACATCCCACCGCCGAACTGATCTGTTTGGAACGGTTGCGATTTGTAGATAACACCCTGCGCCAATACGTCATTACCTATCTGCCAGCAAGCCGCTTCCCGGCAGTACTTAGCCATGATTTTTCCCGTGGCTCCCTATTTGAATTCCTCGAAACCCACTACCAAGTGTCTTTAACTAGTAATAACTTACTGGTACACCTGGCCACCGTAGATGAATACCTTGCCCCATTATTAGAAGTGCCAGAAAATACTGCCGTATTAGCTATAGATTCGACAGTTTATAGTGACCAAAACACCCCTATTGCTTTTGGTATTGCCACCCATACTCCGGCATATAGCCAGGTGAGCTTTGCGATACATAGCGGTGACTAA
- a CDS encoding trypsin-like serine protease, producing the protein MTVFLSLIKTRTIAVFTAFALGISLTQVPAHAAPTSTTPLQLTALFEENSSSPDYHEAVANAVAKAAQDAASNMLNTAELELQSSSTVPVFDPNIARLITASESGIGICTANYIGNNFWLTAHHCLTGLKVPAGILAHPDGSITGLANAYIVDNNFDLALLKAKPGPYTQKFDLPKQDLQVGQEAEFNGFAGAHDYASNAKLKIVSPLGTNYPSGHKYVGQFKAYNIGTSVTCHGDSGSGVFIGNTIYGIVSGTSVKECRDGYLASTVFTSVHLVRDLISTALEQYRTMQPFEEANIQANERDIPAYRQYSNAIPTPLDPAKSIRAKTAPEKAAPDTGSNTGGNAGSNARETPSTSNKAGLIGGLIALFIAILGIGAAAFLGMPHLNIRAFGR; encoded by the coding sequence ATGACTGTGTTTCTATCGCTAATTAAAACTCGCACTATTGCAGTATTTACTGCCTTTGCTCTAGGAATATCGCTAACTCAAGTACCTGCGCACGCAGCCCCGACCTCAACCACTCCCCTGCAGCTCACCGCCTTATTTGAGGAAAACTCCAGCTCGCCTGATTACCACGAGGCAGTAGCTAATGCAGTAGCCAAAGCCGCCCAAGACGCCGCGTCAAATATGCTAAATACGGCGGAATTAGAACTGCAATCATCTAGTACAGTTCCAGTATTTGACCCCAATATTGCCCGCCTAATCACGGCCTCAGAATCTGGAATTGGAATATGTACCGCAAATTATATTGGGAATAATTTTTGGCTTACCGCACATCATTGTCTAACTGGTCTTAAAGTTCCCGCAGGGATATTGGCGCACCCAGACGGTTCAATTACTGGCCTAGCAAATGCTTATATTGTCGACAATAATTTTGATTTAGCCTTACTTAAAGCTAAACCTGGCCCTTATACCCAGAAATTCGATTTACCTAAGCAGGATTTACAGGTAGGACAAGAAGCAGAATTTAATGGATTTGCTGGCGCACATGATTATGCCTCAAATGCCAAACTCAAAATAGTCAGTCCCCTGGGCACCAACTACCCCAGTGGACACAAATATGTAGGCCAATTCAAGGCCTATAATATTGGCACTTCAGTTACCTGCCACGGTGATTCCGGCAGTGGAGTCTTTATTGGAAATACCATCTATGGCATCGTCAGTGGCACCTCAGTTAAAGAATGCCGCGATGGATATTTAGCTTCTACCGTTTTCACCTCAGTACACCTAGTACGCGATCTCATTAGTACCGCCTTAGAGCAATATCGCACGATGCAACCTTTTGAAGAAGCCAATATACAAGCCAATGAACGCGATATTCCGGCATATCGGCAATACAGTAATGCCATACCTACCCCGCTGGATCCCGCAAAATCTATTCGCGCTAAAACTGCCCCAGAAAAGGCAGCACCGGATACAGGTAGCAACACTGGTGGCAATGCCGGTAGCAATGCCAGGGAAACTCCTTCTACCAGCAATAAGGCCGGCCTGATCGGAGGCCTAATTGCACTATTTATTGCAATACTTGGAATCGGCGCGGCAGCATTTTTGGGGATGCCGCATTTAAATATCCGAGCTTTCGGTAGGTAG
- a CDS encoding PTS sugar transporter subunit IIB: protein MKILAVCSTGLGSSFMTEMNIQKALTQLGASGVEVDHADLGSVSPGDADVIFVGRDIYEAASSLGDVVSLDSLIDMEEITNKVAQALQRHNIAFES from the coding sequence ATGAAAATTTTGGCAGTTTGCAGCACCGGTTTGGGCTCGAGCTTTATGACAGAAATGAATATTCAAAAAGCGCTCACCCAACTCGGCGCTAGTGGAGTAGAAGTCGATCATGCGGATCTGGGCTCGGTATCTCCTGGTGATGCGGATGTGATTTTTGTCGGCCGCGATATTTATGAAGCCGCATCCTCTTTAGGAGATGTAGTTTCCCTGGACAGTCTCATCGATATGGAAGAGATCACCAATAAAGTCGCGCAGGCTTTGCAACGTCATAATATTGCTTTCGAAAGTTAG
- a CDS encoding DUF3662 and FHA domain-containing protein — MSVVSQLLSRCAKLDSALQRGLDNAFALVFGGTVVPAEIEALLKQEIEDNLVSTEAGVEAPNIFHIGVALKDMAKLQQTHARMPQDFADQMGRYCRNEGWITAGPMVVVVAEESGLRSGQLRVSSYADPQPTEQSRFDSIVSEAKPTVAVPVAAVAAVAAPAPVESMVPAAPINKEDIMDPEDRADISPSQVPATDFFAAQPLSEVAAAPVNSQPSVPQASVTLLLQDGSSRTYHVREGSNIIGRSTEADFRLPDTGVSRQHAEITWDGVDAILVDLKSTNGTAVNDMRIENWLLADGDVIAIGHSHIEVRIVGA, encoded by the coding sequence ATGTCAGTGGTATCGCAATTGCTCTCGCGCTGTGCGAAGCTTGATAGTGCTTTGCAACGCGGCCTAGATAATGCTTTTGCGCTGGTTTTTGGTGGCACTGTAGTTCCAGCAGAAATTGAAGCTCTGTTGAAACAAGAAATTGAAGATAATTTAGTGTCCACGGAAGCCGGTGTGGAGGCTCCCAATATTTTTCATATTGGGGTTGCTCTTAAAGATATGGCCAAATTACAGCAGACACATGCTCGGATGCCGCAAGATTTTGCGGATCAGATGGGCCGTTATTGCCGTAATGAAGGCTGGATAACTGCTGGCCCAATGGTTGTGGTGGTAGCTGAGGAATCTGGTTTACGTTCCGGGCAGCTGCGTGTTTCTTCTTATGCAGATCCCCAACCTACTGAACAGAGCCGTTTTGATTCCATCGTTAGCGAGGCCAAACCAACTGTGGCTGTTCCGGTAGCGGCGGTAGCAGCGGTGGCAGCTCCAGCGCCGGTGGAATCGATGGTGCCAGCAGCACCAATTAATAAGGAGGACATTATGGATCCTGAGGATCGTGCCGATATATCACCTAGCCAGGTGCCCGCTACGGATTTTTTCGCCGCGCAGCCCCTGTCGGAGGTAGCAGCAGCGCCGGTTAATAGCCAGCCTTCGGTTCCGCAGGCAAGTGTCACCTTGTTATTGCAGGATGGTTCCTCGCGCACCTATCACGTGCGGGAAGGCTCTAATATTATTGGCCGCTCTACAGAAGCTGATTTTCGGCTGCCAGATACTGGCGTTTCCCGCCAACATGCGGAGATCACCTGGGATGGCGTCGATGCCATTTTGGTTGATTTGAAGTCCACTAATGGCACTGCGGTGAACGATATGCGTATCGAAAACTGGCTGCTTGCCGATGGTGACGTTATCGCTATCGGCCATTCGCATATTGAAGTTCGCATCGTCGGTGCGTAG
- a CDS encoding PP2C family protein-serine/threonine phosphatase, with translation MTLRLDYISASDRGLVRGNNEDSAYAGPHLLVLADGMGGHAAGEVASQLMVEHLEVLDQDPGSNDMLALIAGAADDANAAIAAAVRNHPEQEGMGTTLTALLFNGSHFALCHVGDSRCYRLRDGVLEQLTVDDTYVQSLVAAGELDPTDISTHPRRSLILKAYTGIPVEPYLSDIPAHAGDRLLLCSDGLTDPVTHETIETALAKGSPADAAEKLIDLALRSGGPDNITVVIADVIDDTGVDQNSRDALPSQPSTAGALLKNVDEDCRPDSSAVRAAALQFKQRQPQHIAPAKPGSAATDTALNDANSLTGAAATATTAAAATGASAIKTPSRFRWAFLISVLILLIAAITSGWFFSQAASNRYYLTVNPAAQNAIVVQRGFDKEILGKPLNSAYQKACLDRSGSLLLASFADPAAACTPFILEDLPAAEREKITTLSAGSYEEIAQQLRDLAAEALPPCVKRDASKGPRSETEGDLSNPGVNCRVVNS, from the coding sequence ATGACTTTAAGGCTGGATTATATTTCTGCCTCAGATCGTGGATTAGTGCGCGGCAATAATGAGGATTCTGCCTACGCTGGCCCACATCTTTTAGTGCTTGCTGATGGCATGGGTGGACATGCTGCTGGCGAAGTAGCTTCCCAACTTATGGTGGAACACCTAGAGGTGCTCGATCAAGATCCAGGTTCTAATGACATGCTGGCGTTAATCGCTGGTGCTGCTGATGATGCCAATGCTGCGATTGCGGCAGCGGTTAGGAACCATCCAGAGCAAGAAGGTATGGGCACTACGCTTACCGCTTTGCTTTTTAATGGCAGCCATTTTGCGCTTTGTCATGTGGGCGATTCTCGTTGTTATCGCCTGCGTGATGGCGTTTTAGAACAACTCACTGTGGATGACACCTATGTGCAGTCTTTGGTGGCTGCTGGGGAATTGGATCCCACAGATATTTCTACGCATCCGCGTCGCTCACTGATTTTAAAGGCTTATACCGGGATTCCGGTGGAACCATATTTAAGCGATATTCCGGCGCATGCTGGCGATCGTCTTTTGCTGTGTTCAGATGGTTTAACTGATCCGGTAACCCATGAAACTATTGAAACTGCGCTAGCTAAAGGCAGCCCTGCCGATGCCGCCGAAAAGCTAATTGACCTGGCCTTACGTTCTGGTGGCCCAGATAATATTACGGTAGTTATTGCCGATGTTATAGACGATACCGGCGTGGATCAGAACTCTCGCGATGCTTTGCCTTCGCAGCCTTCGACAGCCGGTGCGCTGCTCAAAAATGTTGATGAAGATTGCCGCCCCGATAGCTCCGCGGTACGTGCTGCCGCCTTGCAATTTAAACAACGGCAACCACAACATATTGCACCTGCTAAACCAGGTAGTGCTGCTACCGATACCGCACTAAATGACGCTAATTCTCTAACCGGTGCAGCTGCCACCGCCACCACCGCCGCAGCTGCTACCGGCGCTTCCGCCATTAAAACTCCTTCCCGGTTTAGGTGGGCCTTTCTGATATCGGTATTAATTTTGCTAATTGCAGCCATTACTAGTGGGTGGTTTTTCTCCCAAGCTGCCAGTAATAGGTATTATTTAACGGTTAATCCAGCAGCACAGAATGCTATTGTCGTGCAGCGTGGTTTTGATAAAGAAATTTTAGGAAAACCTTTAAATTCTGCTTATCAAAAGGCTTGTTTGGATCGTTCGGGATCATTATTATTGGCCAGCTTTGCTGATCCTGCCGCAGCTTGTACTCCGTTTATTTTGGAGGATTTGCCTGCTGCAGAGCGGGAAAAAATCACTACTTTAAGCGCTGGCAGCTATGAGGAAATTGCCCAACAATTACGTGATTTAGCTGCCGAAGCTTTGCCGCCTTGTGTTAAGCGTGATGCCAGCAAAGGTCCGCGCAGTGAAACCGAGGGCGATCTATCCAATCCGGGAGTTAATTGCCGGGTGGTGAATTCATGA